The sequence CCAGCAGCAGGTCATAACCCTGGCTGGCAAGACGCTGCGCGTAGGTTGCGCCGATTCCCGAGGAAGCGCCGGTGATCAGGGCACGGCCGAGCTTGCTGTTGGAACTCATGGTCTTCTCCGTTGCGCCGGCAGGGTCCGGCTGCTGCATGGGTCAGGAAAGGACAGCGGCGCATTTAAATTACGACCGTCATCTCTGTGGCGAATATTATGCTCATAATCTTTTCTGTCAACCGTCGTCGCTGCGCCTTTTTCGACGCCCGACCAGCGGTTTAAGGATTCCCCGGATGACAGCCAGAAGCTCCGCCATACGTGGCTCAGCGGGTTTAGATTGCCCATTCTAGAGCGCCGGGAGGATGCTCGACGGCGACCGTCTCCAGACAAGAACAAGCCCGGAGGCATCGTTCACACCTCTGCCTGTTCACCAGGTCGGGACCGGGTCCCGACGGGAGGTCGCATGCGATTGCGCTGCTTTTTCCTGGGATGCCAATGGAGCGAAGGCGTGCTCGCCCACGTCGGCGGAATGCCGATGATCTACCAACGCTGCAGTCATTGCGGCGCTCAGCGCTACCTGAGCGTGGAAGAACCGGAGGCGGACGTTTCCGACTCCGGTTCCTGAGGAGGGACAGCCAGGCGCCGCCGGGCGGCGGCGCCTGCGTTCTTCAGCGGATGAAGACCTGGCTGTTGGTGATGGCCATGTCACCGCCGGGCAGTTCGATCTTGCCCATGGGTTTGAGGCTATCGGCGTCGAAGATGGCGATATCGTGCAGCGTACCGCTGAGATAGATCTTCTTGCCGGTCTTGTTGAGGTTGATGCAGTAGTACGAGTGGTCGAGGTTGGCCGCGGCCAGCAGCTTCTGCTCCTTGATGTCGTACTTGGTCAGCCGGTTGAGCACGCCGTAGATCAGGTTGGAATCGGTCGGCGAGCGCATGGCGCTGAAGTACACCTCGGTGACCGGACCGAAATCGGTGGTCTCGGTCTTGCCGGTGGCCAGGTTGACGTTGAAGTAGCCGTAGAGGAAATCGGCGGTGGCCGGGTCCTGCTTGGCGTCCTTGAACCGCGCGGTGGTGTACAGCAGGGTGAAGTCACGGCTGTAGGTCTGCTGGTCCCACACGTAGAGCACATCTGGCGGCGCGTAGTTCGGGCGCTTCCAGTTGCGGCTCGGGATCGCCACGTCGAACTTGCCGGTCTTCACGTCGACCTTGTAGATGTCCGGGCCGGCCACGTACAGGGTGCCGTCGTCGCCGGTCTGCATGATGGTCAGCTGGCGCGGGGCCGGGAAGGTACGGATCGGCTTGGCATCCATGCCACCGTCGGCGGCATATACCTGCAGGCGTGGCTGCTGGACTTC is a genomic window of Pseudomonas knackmussii B13 containing:
- a CDS encoding PSPA7_2676 family Cys-rich small protein; this encodes MRLRCFFLGCQWSEGVLAHVGGMPMIYQRCSHCGAQRYLSVEEPEADVSDSGS
- the peaD gene encoding quinohemoprotein amine dehydrogenase subunit beta, giving the protein MAAGALQAYAADEGKALEAGHEYMVTANYPDNLHVVDLQSDKLFKTCKVPGAFGPGVIQLSPDKKIAYILNNHYADIYGVQLDDCKAVFHATIAQQPGENAKAMFAMTVSHDGKEVYAIANPTKILSDHYEVQQPRLQVYAADGGMDAKPIRTFPAPRQLTIMQTGDDGTLYVAGPDIYKVDVKTGKFDVAIPSRNWKRPNYAPPDVLYVWDQQTYSRDFTLLYTTARFKDAKQDPATADFLYGYFNVNLATGKTETTDFGPVTEVYFSAMRSPTDSNLIYGVLNRLTKYDIKEQKLLAAANLDHSYYCINLNKTGKKIYLSGTLHDIAIFDADSLKPMGKIELPGGDMAITNSQVFIR